A stretch of DNA from Hippopotamus amphibius kiboko isolate mHipAmp2 chromosome 5, mHipAmp2.hap2, whole genome shotgun sequence:
ttttttattataaaaggaatacATCCCTTTGTGAAATACATAGGTTCTAAGGGTGTAACCCCGTTTTGAAGTTTGCTATATATTCTTCCAGCGTTTTTTTCCTATATGATTACTAATAAGCATTtgggtttctgtttctgttactgcagtatttttcaaactttaacaTACATCAGAGTCACCTAGAGGGCATATTAAAACAGATAGCTggaccccagagtttctgattgaATAGgcctaagaatttgcatttctaacaagtttccataGATGCTGACAGTGTAGGGACCAGACTTGGAGAACCATTGATGTGCTTTGTAATATAATGTCCAgaagcaggattttttttaatgtttaacatGACATGGGGACATCTTTCCATGTCCATACATGAAGGTCTGCATGCATCGGGACATCATTCCATGTCTTTATGTAAAGATCTCCAAGCATTCTGTTTCCTCCAATGGAAACCATCATTTATGAGTCTCCTGTAGATGGACTTTTAGTTCTCTATTTTCATAAACTATATTTCAGTTACCATCCTTGAACCATACTGCATGTTTCCACTTTGTAATATTTCTTTAAGGATAAATTCCTGGCAAACAAATGAACCAGCTAGATAGAAGAGTATAGTattgataattttataatttgataGATATTGCACAGTTGCATATTAGGAAGGTTGTACCAGTTAACACTCCCTCCAGGCGACAGAGAGAATGCTTATTTTTCCACATTCCCACTACTACTGCTTATCGTAAAGTTATCTTTGCAGTCTGGTGGTTAAATATTGgtctcattttacatttctttgatcaCGTGGTGGATTATCGTTTCACCTTTTTGCTTTTGGCCACCTTTATATCAATATTTTCCCTTCCCTAAGGTGATTAAAATATTTGCCCATGTTTTTGTCAGGATATTTTGGTTTCACTTTCtacatttaaatcttttgaaCTGTTTTTGTGTAAGGAGTAAGGATTTCCACTTCCCCACCACCAATAATATCAACTCCATTTAGTAAATgatcccttccccccttcccatGGAGGTCCTAAATTATAAGAGAAACTGTAATAAGAGGGGTCGCAAGGTGAGCTGTTTAGTTGATGGTTATCCTTCTGAGAAACTTTCAAAAATATCACAAGCGCCAGCTTTCAACTAGGTTTAAAACTGATTAATTCCATGTGCAGTGTACCATGGTACAGATAGAGGCAGGAGTGAAAACATCAACCAACATAGGGCCTGAGGATGGACTGCGAGACTACTCTTCTCTTCCTGTGCTGAGTGATTTGATGTATGTTTTGGAGTGTTGTGTGGTAACAACCAAGATAAAGTCCTTCCAAAGGTTTCTATTAGCAACATTTTTTCCACCATTTTGCTACTGCTTTGTTGGGTGAggtatacataaaatttacaataCTTATATGCAAtgactttttgaattttttaattaaaaatttttttcttttaagttgcaTCCAAACCaatcttttgctttctttcttttttaaaagattgaaatcatggCAGGTCCAGAAACTGATGCCCAGTTCCAATTCACTGgtatcaaaaaatatttcaactcTTACACTATCACAGGGAGAATGAATGTAAGTATTAATGATACCTTTAAGCAGTTATGTTTTAGAATAATATAGATGTGACAACTCTTGtttactttctcctttctttttcagtgtGTACTGGCCACATATGGAAGTATTGCTTTGATAGTCTTATACTTCAAGTTAAGGTCTAAAAGAAACCCCGCTGTGAAAGCAACATAAACGGTAAGGAGttaacatttaaaactttataaCTTTGCCATTTTGatgttagggttttttttccttcagtataAAAGTATATTGTTCAAAATTTATTacattcaagaaaaaaacaaaaaaaaatattgcacatGTCCCCATTACTCTGTTAATTTTTGTTAACATTTGGGTTTAgctcttttttaatgtatttctttggTTCACAATGGCTATGATCTATATTTGTGATTTTGTCTTATAACACCTATGTTCTGTGTAATTTGAATGCATGAGTACTCATGGATACATAATTTAGTTTACAGAAGAAATGTCTCCtactagaattttatttaaatataagtaaCATTATAATGAATGCTTTTTGAGCATGAAGTGTTTGTATCTGTGATTGTTTTCTTCAGGTGAAGTGCTTTCCCAAAGGGTTGTGGGGCACCTAGCTTTCTTCCCCAGGCAATGttgaataatttcaaatttctgatttttgttaatttgatgagtaaaaataatttctttttgatgaagttgtatatttttttccatctgtttgccACTTGTATTTTTCTTAACAGTGTTCTTCTCATTTAACTTTTGGGACTTTCTCTTTGTGAAGACCTCTCTCGTATGTTTTTAGTAGTTTCAAATTTTTATGTAAGCAATTCTGTCTTTTCCTCAAATCCCCCTAGACTTTTCTTCTTATAGTGCCACCCAACCCCCATTTGCCCTTGcttgagtaaatatttgttggcaaTAGATGATGTACAGAAAACCCAAAACCCAGATCTTTATCTAATATAGCTCTCCATGacagaacatttttttcctgtcaagAACTTTTCCAATCTCAAAACT
This window harbors:
- the ATP5MK gene encoding ATP synthase membrane subunit K, mitochondrial; translated protein: MAGPETDAQFQFTGIKKYFNSYTITGRMNCVLATYGSIALIVLYFKLRSKRNPAVKAT